The nucleotide sequence aacaaACTGTAGTTGTTGCACCTACCTTGCTCATATGTGTTGGCTGCCTGTGGCCAGATTGAGTTGGACGCTATCTCCTTCATGTCCCCATACTATTTAAAAGAGACAGTACTCAACACATGGACAGGTGAGATGATAGGGTTTAGAGTCGTCGACAATTTCAACAAGATAAACGACGGTGAGATCAGAGTATACATCCCAGATCCATATGTTATGTACATCGTTCTAAGGTGGCATGGACAATTTCCTGCAGGCAGCACATCCATGTAGCAAGGTCGGTAAGTAAAGGAATCCTCAACACAACAAGATTGTTGCACGTGGTCTCTTTCGAGCTCGTTACCGTCACCTAGATACGACATCCTTGACGTGTTGAGATGGTACACTACCACCGCCCTGTAAGCATGAGGATGAGTGCATTTTTTGTGCGGATGGAAACCCGTGATACTGCAGTAGGCACCACGTTCCCCTGACTCATGGTGGTGGCTGATCCACCGCTCTTCCAACAATCCTTCATGTCACCTTCGGTTGTATTTTAAGAGTGCGAATCATATGGCCAGGTAGGTTGAGGTTGGTGTCGTGTGCCAATGCCGAACCAAGCTGGCCATCAATCGATTGGGTTAGCATCCACACTAGGGGGTGTGAATTATTGATCGTTGCATAATGTACCCCTCTCTCATAGCTTGTTGAGACTGAACTTTTGGGAAATGAGCACCAACTTTTTGCACCGCAAGGTTCCCCGAGAAGCTGCACCATATCGTAGGTCCCCTTGGAAGCGCGTAGGATCATAGGTGAAATTCTAGTTTTACTTCTTGTCAAGTCTTAATGCAATATTGCAAGACGTGTGTATGTCTTTTGTGATGGCCACATGTGTACTCTTTGTAATACGTTTGTCTAATAAATATATATGTGGTTATTTAAAAAAATACGAAAGGGCGAAGACAATGAACTTCACCAAATCAACCATCAAATAGCCATAAGCGACCAAGGATCATCCATTAAGCAGCCATAGACCAAAGAGTCACTTTGGAACCCAGGTGCATTGAAGCCCTACTTTTTGAACTGTGCCAAAATGttattttgaagtttcaaaaatttCTAAAAACAAATCAACAATAAATTTTGATGCTGAAATAAGTAAGCATGTGAgttacacaaaaatgacaaaatcgtgATTTTGGAAAGATGAACAATGCATGTTATTCACTATTGGACTGCTATATCTTCCAAACATTCTGATTATAGGAATAGATCCGAATGATGTTCCATCTCTTCACGCACATGATTTTCAGCGATCGCTAATCTATTGTCCACGTTGCAAGTGACATCTTGGTGCCCCGAACAAAATCAAACGCCTCTGCTATAGTTTGCATGCATGCGAAGGTTAGGAAGCTCCTAATTAGATGCatgcaagaaaaaacaaaattgatgATGTCATCAAATTCTTTTCAAAAACTGAGAatttaaaatgttttgtagctcaaaccatcGTCCGGATTGAAAAGTTGTCTTCACATAAAAGATTTGTCGCGACGAGACATTCGAAACTAGATCTTATGTTGGTATGTTTCGATGACTTTTTTTTCAGATCAAAAGTTACCACGTCTGGACTATGTAAACTATCTCGCCTACAGTATAGAACTTATCATGTTGTTTACAATGAAATTATCAGGGTATGTTCAACTACTGTTTTTGCATGAGTCGAATGATACCACACGATTTGTAAGTAGAATTATCAGGTATGCAATACCACCGTCTACTATCGATGTCGTGTCTGGGTCGGGTGAGGTCCACATGCCAACGCAGCATGGCTCGCTTATAAACGGAACTTTGCGGCTCGTGCCGAGCCAGGCCCATTTACGCTTGTCGGGCCGTGGTGTTTGTACATGAGTTATCGGCTGTGTTGTgcatatattatcatgctatttacatagaagttaCGAAGTTACCGGGTGTGTATTTCACCTTTTTTTCCTCGAGTCATAAAGTTACCGTGGCTTGTATGTGTATATTACCATACTACTTACACACAAGTTAACGAAATATATTTCTCAACAACCTTTTTCCGTTTAAAAAGGGTATTACGGTGTTTGTGCGTGAGCTATCATCTCTGTAATatgtatattatcatgctatttatacATAAGTTATCGGTGTATGtatttcaacaacttttttcaCCGGCTAGAAGTTATCATGGTGTCTTTGTCTAAGTTATCAAGTATGCGGTGAGTATATTATCATGTGATTTACACATAAGTTATCGCGTTTGTACGAGGTCTGCGGTACATAAATAACCACACTACTTACCCAAAACTTATCGGAGGTATAGTTCAACAACTTTATACAATAGGTCGAAAGTTAGTATGGTGATTGTGCATAACTTATCATGTCTGCAATGCGTATATTACCATTTAGTTTGTACAGAAGTTATCGAGAGTATGTTTTCAAAAACTTTTCTCCGAGTCAAAAGTTATCATAGTGTTCATGTGTGAGTTATCAACTCTGCGGTGCGTAATTTACCATACTTATCAAGGGGTATGTTTCAACAACCTTTTCTTGTTGGGTCAAAAATTACCATGACGTTGGTACGTAAGTTATCGGGTGCGCGGTGCGTATATTATCACAATAGTTACACAAAAATTACCGAGGATATGTTTTCAACAAAAGAAAATCTAggtcaaaaaaattaccacagtgtTTGTATGTGTGTTATCAGGTTTGCGGTATGTCAGTTATCATGTTTTTTTACATAGAAAACTACCGGAATATGTCTCAAAACAAACCTTTTTTTCTCGGGTGACACACGAGACGACGACTGGAGTTAAAATTCAATAGGAAGTGAAACatttatctatctatatctatacctactaataaagcaaggtgagtTTCTCCACTTCTTTCATCCGTTCACCCGTATTATATTTTTCAAATTTTTAACTCTGATGAGGTGGTACTATTTTTTActagaaaaaaacaaaaaggaTCATGCGGGAGGAACAGACGTCGCTAACCTCCCGTACTGGGCCAAGTAGCTGTTGCGCTAGCCTGATGGGCCTTGAGGTAGACGGGCAAGTGGGCTTACTGCAGTAAAATGAGGAAAAATAATAATTACCAATAATGTGAAGAATCGAACTCCAGATCTCCTGCACCATTAGAGCCACAGTTACCAACTAGGCTAAGCATCTATTTGTAATTAGAATAGAGGGCTTCAGGAAAAGTATTACGGATAGATAATGCACATGTTTTCCCAATTTAATAGTCCCACCCCGGCTCCTTACGTCAGATTCCATCAATTCATATACGGCCGCGAGTTGCATGGCAATGAGCGAACTAGGGAATCAACACATAAGTATAACTTGTGGGCATGCATGACTATGTATAGGATTATAAACGAGCCTATAGGATGCTACATGACATTAAAACGGAGGATTAAAGATGCCTTAATTATGGGCTGAATAAGGGTGTGAAATAATGAGTTTTTTTTTTTGATCGTAGTGTGAAATAATGAGTTAACGAGAGAGCCCTGGCATGATGGGGAATATTGTATACACTTACATGATGCACGTTAATTGACGTCAATAGTAATATGTAGGAAACCGCACGCTAATTTGTGGGATTAAACAGGACATGCGAGGAGGACTCGCACCCTTATTAAATGAGGATTATGCTAATTTATTCGATTAGACACGACAAAAAAAATCTGAAAGGTGTGTGAATGATGCATTTATTGTATTTTTTTGGGTGTCCGTGTCTTCCTTCTTTGCCTAATAACTAAGAAAAGGgccgtgcgttgcaatgggtgCATAAATATTTTAGCTGATTAACCTCAATATCGTAACCATATACTCTTTGTATCCATATGCACAACACATAGTATTGttgattttcttttttttaaatcaCTCTTCTTCGTGTGGTCATGGAGACATGGTGGATCCCACCGCCAATGACACATCCGCCTAAATATGATATACTCTCATTTTCATCTTTTGTGAACCTTAATATCACAAACTGAAACATTCGGCATTTGGTTTTGGTGAGTACAACCAAGTTGTACAAAACCGTTCATAATTTAGAAAGGATCAAGAAGAGACATAGCATAAAGAATATGTGTGTTCCATACAAACATATGATTTTATAGAACACTAAAAACAAATTTACCACTCACTCATATATTATTTTTTTGCGGGGGAATTTACCACTCATATCAGTCTCTATCTGTTTGGGATTCTCCATTTTTTTGCTTCCAATAACCCGTATAGTACATGTCATTCCTTTCATGCCTTCATATTTCCTTCCTTCCTGTAGTAATCCGTGTACATGCCACCCCCCTTATTTTTCTTTCCTTATTAAAACCttttgcaaattataaaaaatcacAATTTGCAAAACATATGTTGTGAAATAAAATTAAGTTCATGATTTTGATAAAATGATCGTGTATTCAAAACATGTTCGTGAATCTGAAAAaaaaaatgtccatgaaatttggaaaatattcaaaaaaaatggtGAAATTCAGAATTTGTTCCcctattttaaaaaagttcattgattcaaAAAATGATTGCTGAGTCCAAAAAATGGTAATGAATTTGAAACTATTCATGCATTTCAATAGATGTTCGTCTAAAAGACAAATGTTCGTGAATGTTTTGAAAAAATGCccaattttttaaaaaatgtttatcgaTTCGAAAAACTGTTAGCGGATTCTGATgtattttatgtctaggatttgattagtttttgGAAATTCTTTATATGTCTAGGCATTGGGAGTAGTTCGTGATTGATGAGATTTGTTTTTAAAAGTTTAAACATTCCCTTGCGCGAGACAACGACAACTGTGTCGTGCTGCGGCAAGCTCATTGCCTTGGGATTTACCACGTCGAATGCATTGCGATCACATGGATATCATCAACGAGAGTGAGAAGATAATTGGCAACATGATGAGCCATCGTGTTAAAATAAAGGACACTCATATGTCAGggtattgagtcatacttattGGGCTAGCGTGTAATTTTTTttactcccgttgcaacgcacgggcatgtttgctagtttcTCTAAAAATTGGTCATCAAATACAAGGCATTGTTCCTTAAAAAAAACTTTTCCACATGGTTCTTTCCATCGTCGAAAGCATTGTTATTGTCCCAACTTTCGTAGAAAGCTAACCTATATCCACAACATGAGAACTGCCTTAGCCTGATGGTAGTGCACCGGTATATCACGCAGTCGGTTGTTAGTTCGCGACAACGCGTGAGAAACGGATCGACTGGTTGGATAACAAGCAAGTCGTTCGGACCTGTTGTTAAATCCAGAACGTTCGGAAGTTACATATGTTGTTCACTATTTGGAAATcatcattttgtcatttttgtatagGTCGCATATTTACTTCACTTATTCATCACCAAACTTTACACATGTGTAGTATACATCCATATGATCACattgaattgtttttcaaaaacaaaatgaaaccttAAATGTGATTTTCAAAGTATTTAAAATAAGATCCTCCAATACACCCGGATTCCAAAAATCCACTCTCGCCATAGACGCCTTTCCTTATGGCATCATTCTTTTTCTGTTGCGTTATGTGATGGCCCCAAAACAACACCACTCTTTTGCAGTTTTGTGTTATGAGATGGCCTCAAAACAACATCCTTTCATCCACTATCAAGAGAGCCTAACATCCTTTCAATAGTTACGAGTAGCCGAGCAAGTGGCCAGACAAGGTTTAGTGTCAGTTGCTCGATCAGGACAACTAATGCCAGGGTCAGGCACCAAACTAAAAAGGGCTCATAGAGACAGACGTGCCAAAGCAACAGGTATTCATCCAAGCACGTTCAAAATGCAAAACAATCAGCCGACATTTAAAGAAATCAATTTGACAAAGCAACGCAGCACAAACCAATCCATCAACCAGTAAACAGCTCATTAATTAATTCTCAGGAGTGGAAAACAGAATAATATCCAGATTCATAGTTGACGAACAACCGCAGAATTATAAAAAAGTACTTCCGGTACAGGCAAATCATCAACACAAGTCATCGTCATACAGTCTATCTCTTGTGAGTACAAATGCCAGGGACTCTGCCAGGCATGTCGAGCACCTCATCGTCCGGCCTCAGATCGATCACCTCTTGACTTGAGCTCACAGCAAGATACATGCAGACGCAATCCATAGTGATAGTCGAGAGAGAAGAGAAAGTTTTTTACCTGCCAGGAACAACACGGGTCACGAGTTTCTTTCTACCTGCGCCTTGGGGTTGGGGAAGAGCTGCTGCTCCCGCTGTCGCTAGAGCCACTCCTTCCTCTGGGAGGCCTGAGAGACATGTCATTTTTTTTTAGTTTTACAAATATAAGCTAGTAGCAATTCAGTTTCAATATGTGGAAATAATGCAAAACACCACATGATTTAAAACCGTCGCATACCTTCTAGGGCTGCGGCTCCTTGACACCCTTCTCGGTCCCTGTAGAAGAAAGTTATCAGAATTTAACGTCTTATATTAGTACTACGTACAAGGACCAAAATAACAGAACCAAACATTCAAGTACTGTTTTCTACGGGAGGCAACAGAAACCACTGAGATGTTGCGCTCACCTTTCTTGGAGGACTGGGTGATGCAGAATAGGATGAATCTGACCTTCCACGCCTCAATGGTGGTCCCCGGCCCCTGCTACCACAAAGAGAATTAGGAAGACTCCAGGAATATCATTTTGGAAGCTGAACAAAGAGATGAGCTCCATTGGAAGATTTGCAAGGCAGAATGCCATTACCTGCGTGGAGAAATTGATCTGGAGCGGGAGTGAagagggcggcgaggaggaggggagCGGCTGTGACGacgcggaggtggtggtggtggccttcTTGGAGGACTCCTCAACCTCCTTGGTGGTGGTGATCTGCTTCCAAAAGCAAGAACCAATACAATTAATGTAGTTGAAAAAACTGATATAGAAGAACATCCTGACAACACAACACAGAACCCAATAGACCAACACAGAAAACCCAAGCTATCTTCGCACATGGAGTTTCAACAATTGGCACATAGAGACTGCTCATCAAAATGTACAGCAAAATCATATAGTCAATTACAATTGTACAAACATGGAATAGATGGACAGAGTTACACACAGGAATGAATGAGAAGCAATACCCAAAACATTTAACACATCAAGCCAGTGTAAAATATATCATACAGAGGACTGAGTATATAAGATAGTCAGGCTAGTTGTACAGAAGTGATCGACAGCACAAGCTCAAAGTGACTTACCGCCGTCTGGGAGGCCCAGGTGAGCGCCTAGGAGGCCCCGGGGAGCGTCTGCGCGGTGATAAGCTGCCACGACCCCTCCTAAGGTGACAGTTGCAAGACCAGTTGTCAGCAATTTATCAGCATTACAATACCCTAGATACAAGAATGGCAGTTTAGAAAACTCACCGCATTGGTGACCTATGCCTTCTAGGTGAAGGAGAACGTCTTCTAATTGGAGATCCTGGTCTTCTATCACCACGCCTAACAGGGGAAAGATCTGGTCGACGACGAATAGGAGAATCAGCACGACGCCTTGGAGATGGATTGGGTGGACGCCGGGGTGACTCAGCCCTTCTATTTGGAGGAGACCTCTTTCGCGGCGGAGAAGCTGGCTTCTTTCGTGGAGATGCTGCTGGCAAATGAAACAGGATTGGATCATCAATAAAAAAGGCAAAATATCCACCTAGAAATTATCCTAGATGGGGGCAATGCTTATTAAACAACCAGATCACAGAGAAATGCCCATTATAGTAGGCCCTGAATAACCTATAAGCTATATAAAGCTTCAGACACTTACATCCCCCAGGCCGCTGCTGAGCATCCTTTTCAGCACCAATAGCAACTTTATCATTCGGAGGAGCATCTCTtttggggggaggaggaggtggctttAAAGGTGAAGAAGCCCTTTGGCGTGGTGGCAGTGTGAACTTCAACTTGACAACATTTCCATCAATTTGCCCCTGAGAAGATATGAAGTTTCTTTTTGTCATATTtgcataagaaaaataaaaaacatacGGCAGAAAGCATATCAAAAACATAAGGCAGAAGGCATACACCATCCATGTAAAGAAGAGCCTTCTCAGCATCAGTCCTCTTCTTGAACTCGATGTATCCATACCCACGAGGGAGATTAACCTATATATATTAAAAAGCTCAGATTAGATGTCAAGAGACGGGAGAAGCTTTATCAGATAATACCAATGCAACACTTCTTACAAATTTGTCCATTGATAGCTCCACATTCACCACTTCACCAAAATTTCCTGCAAATTAAGGATGGTTAGCTCATTATACTATGTGtgttatactccctccggtcctttttactctgcatataagaattgtctgaggtcaaacttctcaaactttgaccatatttatatgaaaacaTATTAACATCTatcatgctaaagttatacaatatgaaactttaagtccTGATGCATAAACAGGTATTGAtttcacattgtgaatgttgatattttttttctatgaagttggtcaaactttacgaggcttgacttcagacaaatcttatatgcgaaataaaaaggaccggagggagtaccaaGGATGGTTAGCTCATTATACTGTGTAACATAGTAATCGGAAAACAGATCATTGTTCCAATGCTTTCTGCAACCCTCAAAATTGCTGTCATGAACAGGACTTAGAACAAAGCAATAATAGTTCTGTTCCATAATCTCCATCTGAATACTGGCATAAGGGCATGCACGATGCTTACAATTTCAACTTCAAACATGAGAGCCCCTAGCCTACCACTCCGATGAAATTGATTAATGACGATGTTACCTCTAGCAAGTACGGAAGTATCTCAAAATTTTACCAAATAAGTTAAACATCAAGCTAAGTTAAGATCAATCACTTTCATGCCCGATCCACAGAAGAACATAAGTTGTCGATAAAAGTTGCACAACTAAACCTTCGAGAAATTAAGATACAAGATCATGGAACACGAAGATAAACTCACCAAATATCTCCTTCAAATGAGCCTCATTCACATTTCGGGATAGATGATCAACATGTAGTAcaaccgactgaggaggaggagaTGCTTTCCTGAAACAAGTAGCACCAATTtggtaagtactccctccgtccgaaaatacttgtcaccaaaatggatagaaagagatgtatctagaactaaaatacgtctagatacattcccttttatccattttgatgacaagtatttccggacggagggagtatgttacatGCATAACAAGAGAGCACAATACATTCTCACTATATCTAACTACGAGAGACAGAAACAACAAGGTCAGTAATGCAACCAAGGCACCAACAGTAGTTATATCATGCTAACATAAAGGAACTGGAGAAGCTAAAAAATAATGGGCACCGGACAGGCATGGTAGTTGTCATCCGAAAATGCATCAATTAAATACCAATTTTTATGTTGAGTAGCTATTCTGTGGGAGACAAAATGATAAAAAGTTCAAGTGGCATATGCTTATATGAACAAGCATCAATGCAGTGCGGGtagaaaaaatataaaatatacagATACTCTGCAAGCTTGTACCTAGGAGGTGAAGCTTTCTTCGGTGGGGGAGATGATGAGCGGCCTTTCCTTGATGGTGACCCTTTTTTGAGAGCGGGTGAAGGTGATCGACCTTTCTTTGCTCCAGGTGAACTGTGTAGATAGCAGCACCGTAAATAAATGTTTCCAGATTAAAGATAATTAACATAAGAAAACACACCAAAATACAAGCCACCAAAGAACCCTGCTTTAGTCAAATGCAGCAAGCAAGGCAACTTTTGAGTATGAGCATATTCAGTGCAATTTGCAATAAAATTAGAGCAGCAACCATGACAAGTTAAAGCAATGGTTTAAAAGGTAAAAAGAAGAAGGAATTGGTATCAGTAAGATCTGGTTCATCTAGAACTTTAAAGAAGAGGTATTGAACTGGTCTTAGGACTATAAATACAGATATGTTTCAAATGGATAAACAGGTGCAGGGAAAGAATCAAACTGGAACTCGGAGATTCAGTGGAGGCTAAATGCATAAAAATACAAAGCCAAACTAAAAAATTCATGGATGTACAGCCTACGGTTAAACTTAAATAGGATGCTTAGTGGCACTAGCACATGCAGACCATCACAGACCTTCTTTGCCAAGGGAGTAGCAGATGTAACACATTTAAATGCTCACACCAAGCAGCTAACAAACAACAAAGTCACATCTGAATTATGAGGCTCTGTCTCTGGCAATTAACTTGAGTTTCCATCCTATCTCAAGCATCACTCAAAAACACATTTTTCAATGAACATGGTTATTTTAAATACCTTGTACAATATAGATACTAAAAACCTGCATCCGTATTATTCGATCCCAGAAGTGGCTACGCTTGACAACATAGAAAATTTAACAAGCAGGACACATATACATTCGTAATTTCACACATCAGAATCATCCATCCTAAGCTATAGCGTAGTCCAGCTGCTGTGCACTCCTTAAAAATCGGTTCTATCACCTAGAAACTGTGGATTTATATAGATGAACAAAGACAAGAACTATCTACCCCAGCCTTTAGCACCAAGTCGAGAAAACAAGGCCCCAAGCAGGCGCACAAATTGGTGTTCAATGTTGTCTCCGACGGAGTGCGGCCCAAATCAGTTAATCCAACGCTAACCTTTCAAGCATACAGCATTGTGCAGATGAGAGGCAGGGCAAACGTAAGCAGGCACGAGCAGACCCCCACGGCCCTGAAGGAGCCACTCCTCCAAGCCGTTGGGAACATACACACAGTGTTGGACAAGCACGGGCACAGGATTCAGTCAACAAATCCAGCGCGGGGACCATCGCCGGCCTGGAACCCAGGGCCCgagcaccaccccgccgccccaggAGGCCGCAATTCGGAATCTACGAACAAGCCGTCGAAACCCCAGAGCCCAAAACCACAGGGCTGAATCCGCACGAGACGGATCCGGGGCcgcgcggcggcgggggggggatGGGAGGGGAAGGGAAGGGCGGCGGTTGCTCACCTGCGCTTGGCGGCGGGAGGGGAGCGGCCCCGGGAGCGGGCgggcgatgaggaggacgacgagAGGGAGCGGGAGCGCGAGCGCGAGCGGGAGGAGCCCGAGGAcgcggagcgggaggaggagcccgACGAGGACCGCGAGCCGGAGCGGCCGCGGCGGGGCTTcgccatcggcggcggcggcgagcgggcgtGCGGACGGGTTCTGGACTCTGGACAGGGGCTAGCTAGGGTTTTGCTCGGGGGGATATGGATGGATGGGGTaaagggagagagggaggacggGGCGTGGTAATTGGATTTGGAGTGGGGTTTCCCTCCGGACCCACCCGCAGGGACACATGGCGGTCCAGTTTTCTCTTTCTTCCTCTCTTGCACAATTCTTGCAGAATTGTAGAAGCGTTTCCACATGCTTTGATTttatgatgaagattttgaacaaATTTGTTTTAATTTTAGAGAAAGGCTGCCGCCTTCAAAACAGGGCACCAGCCCGCGTTTGATTTTGGTATAACCTTTCGAGAAAAAAAAAGTCTGTGGCGATGGCTTCGGTTGCGCGATCATTGCAAGAGGGCATGGCATTTTTACCAGCATGGTTACTTAAGGGAAACATATCAGCATTGCGTAGCAAAGCCGACGCATTCTTGCATTTGCTACTCAATTCCAGAGCTGGAGTCAGCAAATTCTGCTCATCCTTCAAATATTTACAGCGCTACCAAANNNNNNNNNNNNNNNNNNNNNNNNNNNNNNNNNNNNNNNNNNNNNNNNNNNNNNNNNNNNNNNNNNNNNNNNNNNNNNNNNNNNNNNNNNNNNNNNNNNNNNNNNNNNNNNNNNNNNNNNNNNNNNNNNNNNNNNNNNNNNNNNNNNNNNNNNNNNNNNNNNNNNNNNNNNNNNNNNNNNNNNNNNNNNNNNNACGTCCGTCCCAGAAGGAACGAGAAAAGGCGTCGGTCGCGCTCTCCCTTCTTTCTCTACATACCGTGTCGGCTAGCATCTCTCGAAGATCTTGTAAAGCTTGTCTAGAGAAGCAATCTGCACAGGTTCAAAATACAGCTCAATATCAGAGTGTGTTGATGCCACGTCATCTATCGATAATAAGGTATTTCACACAGTTCTAGTGGTTGCACTTGAAACCAtgccattttttttcctttttacgaCTCATTGTCGAAACAAAGTTGGCATGCCTACTCGCGAACAATGTCGCGTGTAATGTGGCTTGGTGATTGTTTGGGAAAAAATacttagctactccctccgttcctaaatatttgtctttctagagacttcaacgagtgactacgtacggagcaaaatgagtgaatctacactttaaaatatgtctatatacatccatatgtggtagttcatttgaaatctctaaaaagacgaatatttagaaacggatggaGTACTACTTAGTACCATAATTTTACGACTTTATGATAGGTAACTTTTTAGGCAGCATGCTTGTGTGAGAAAAGGCAATGGGCATTGTGGCGCCAACATTGAGCAGTAAATAGACAGGAGTGCAGTGACAGGCTATGGTGCGAGCATAAGCAGATGACTGAACCACCAAACATAAAGGACAACTGAAGCCGGGTGGGGAGGGAACCTGGACGAATGTTCCGTCTGTTGCCATCGACTTAGGGGGCTTGAGGAAAAGTCGCATGGACGGGAACAAGACGTGCTGGATGGTCCACTCGCGTTGAGCCCATGCCGCCTCTGCTTCCGCAAGCAGCTCTTGGTCAATGTCATCTTCATCTGTAATGGAGTACATATTTAGCCCCAATGGCAATTAACTCTGAATGAATATCTAGTTGCAGCATCATATATAATGGATATATTCTTTAGTATGTCTATTACAGTGTCATGCCATCTTGGCGGTTAATGGGAAGCGAAGTGGGAGAAACTGCGGATTCTGTTACCTACTAGGGTGTAACACTAAGCATATATGTTCTTCATGCACTTTAATGGGTATACAACTATAGAATACAGATACCCAACAAGCTCACCTGTACTTGTTAAATCGTTATCAGCCTGCCCAGCACTTTCCATGAAATCTTTATTTTTCTTGTATAATCGAATGCCTTTGCCAGATGGATTTGGAAGGATGGGAGGATGAAGCGCATAGAAGTTTCCAATAGCAGCTGCTGCCGTTCTGAAGCACTCTTTCTCAACGTCCCAGGCAATCTATTATAAGATGGTAATCACTAAAAATCAGGACTGCCAGTTTGCATAACTAAAGTAAAATCTGAAACAAAATATATCATAAAGCAACAACTCCCGAATTCCGAAACAACTTAAAATATGAATAAGAAACAGAAGTTACTCGCGGCCAGCTAGCTGCCATATCTACATGAAACACCGAAATTAAATTTTGAACACGATATCAGCCTGAAAACCTACTTGCCATCGCCTCAGCAGGGAATGGATAATCAAATATCATGACCAAATTTAAAATACCATATGTAATGAACGCAACAGCATAACAAAAGGAAACCTACATCATTTCCTAGAGTCAACATGAACTCTGGAAGGCGATCCATATCAGGGGTGTACTGATCAAGTACAACAGGAAGTCTGGTCAGGTTGCCACCTTGATCAATGTGAATAGAG is from Triticum aestivum cultivar Chinese Spring chromosome 3A, IWGSC CS RefSeq v2.1, whole genome shotgun sequence and encodes:
- the LOC123063510 gene encoding serine/arginine-rich splicing factor SR45 isoform X2 encodes the protein MAKPRRGRSGSRSSSGSSSRSASSGSSRSRSRSRSLSSSSSSPARSRGRSPPAAKRSSPGAKKGRSPSPALKKGSPSRKGRSSSPPPKKASPPRKASPPPQSVVLHVDHLSRNVNEAHLKEIFGNFGEVVNVELSMDKFVNLPRGYGYIEFKKRTDAEKALLYMDGGQIDGNVVKLKFTLPPRQRASSPLKPPPPPPKRDAPPNDKVAIGAEKDAQQRPGGSSPRKKPASPPRKRSPPNRRAESPRRPPNPSPRRRADSPIRRRPDLSPVRRGDRRPGSPIRRRSPSPRRHRSPMRRGRGSLSPRRRSPGPPRRSPGPPRRRSPPPRRLRSPPRRPPPPPPRRHSRSPPPRRPLHSRSRSISPRRGRGPPLRRGRSDSSYSASPSPPRKGPRRVSRSRSPRRPPRGRSGSSDSGSSSSSPTPRRR
- the LOC123063510 gene encoding serine/arginine-rich splicing factor SR45 isoform X1 is translated as MAKPRRGRSGSRSSSGSSSRSASSGSSRSRSRSRSLSSSSSSPARSRGRSPPAAKRSSPGAKKGRSPSPALKKGSPSRKGRSSSPPPKKASPPRKASPPPQSVVLHVDHLSRNVNEAHLKEIFGNFGEVVNVELSMDKFVNLPRGYGYIEFKKRTDAEKALLYMDGGQIDGNVVKLKFTLPPRQRASSPLKPPPPPPKRDAPPNDKVAIGAEKDAQQRPGGSASPRKKPASPPRKRSPPNRRAESPRRPPNPSPRRRADSPIRRRPDLSPVRRGDRRPGSPIRRRSPSPRRHRSPMRRGRGSLSPRRRSPGPPRRSPGPPRRRSPPPRRLRSPPRRPPPPPPRRHSRSPPPRRPLHSRSRSISPRRGRGPPLRRGRSDSSYSASPSPPRKGPRRVSRSRSPRRPPRGRSGSSDSGSSSSSPTPRRR